GGATCTTTTTAGAGACCGCAACAATGTCATTAAAGGGCGTTAACACGATAAAACGTCCGGGAAGAGAAATCTCACAACTAAGACGGGGGCCCTTGGAAGAAATGGGTTCCTTTAAAATCTGTACGAGGATATTGGGTTTGCCACCCAAAACATCTGTGATTTTTCCGGTTTTGACTATTTCCGGTTCATTTTTAAACTTCGTAAAATCAAATCCATCGGGCGTTTTATCGCTGATGGCCATTGAAGTAAATTTAAGAATGGAGCGGATATAGGGGCTGAGATCCGTGTAATGTAAGAAGGCATCCTTTTCGAAGCCTACGTCAACAAATGCAGCATTTAAGCCGGGTATCAGTTTTTTCACTTTACCCAGGTATAAATCGCCTACTGCGAAGTTCGGATTGCCACTTTCGTGATGCAATTCCACCAGCTTCTTATCTTCCAGTAACGCAATTTCCACCCCTGTGGGAGCCGCATTTATAATAAGTTCCTTATTCAAGCGTCCAAAATTTTAACCTTTAAAACTTCACCTTTATGCTATGCACACGGCTATTTAAGAACAGCTTACTGCATACCAAAACAATAGCTCACCATAAAGTTAGCGTATTTATTCACGTTCGTGATGATGGATTGCTTAAGGGTTCAGCGATCACAGCAGGTAATGTCCGGAGAATTCAGTTGCGGGATCTATGGAAACAACCTGCATGACTATAGCAATTTAAGAAGTAAATGCTAAAATCATGCAGGATATATGAAAATTTTTATCCGACCACCGCGCCGGGAGCATACCTTATTAGTATAAATGGCGGGAAACTGGAGTAATTATTTCTTCTTACTTTTATGCCGGTTCTTTCTCAGTCTTTTTTTACGCTTGTGAGTAGCAATTTTATGTCTTTTTCTTTTCTTACCGCAAGGCATACGCTGATACGTTTTTAAATGATTGAAAAATAATATTATTGAATACTTTTAATATAATTGTCCACTTCCTTCTTCAACTCCGGATCTTTCATCAATTCCCTGCTTTTTTGAAACAGTTCAATTGCCTTCTTCTTATCTCCTTTACTCCTGTATGATTCCGCCAGTACAAAAAGTACCTTGGCATCATCCGGATGCTTTTTCACCACCCCTTCCAGCCGCTCAATGGCCTTGTCGTACTGACCGGATGTTATCGCCAGATTGGCCAGTGTCACCTGTGCATCAATATTATCCGGATGCTCAGCTACTACTTCTCTTAATCTGGCTACCCCTGCCATAGGCTGACCGGTGTTCATATACACCATCGCCTGAGAGATTTTCAATGTATCGTTGCCAGGATTAAGCTTCAGTGCCTGATCAAACAACTCAATTGCATTGTCGGCCTCCCATTTCGCAACACGCGGATCTTCTGCATGTTGCAGGTGAGCTAAAAATAAATTGGCTGCAAAGGTGAGGCTTTTTTCGGAATTTTCCAACTTAGCTGCTTCACTCAGATAATATGCAGCTACCGGAAGTTGATTGAGGCTGTCCCAGGTATTGTATAATTGATGATATGCGGCTATCTTTTGGGCTTTCACGTCTCCGCGCACAATATTGGTTTCGACGGTATTGATCTGAAGCAATTTGTCGGCAGGAATCTTACCTTTAGCGGTTGTCAGCAGTTCAGAAAAGGCAATAGCCTCCACTTCCTGTCCACCCTGCATTGGGGCAGCAGATGACATAGGTTTTTTTTCTGACCGGGGCACAGTTCGGCCAAAGGCGAATAATATCACCAATAGTGCTACCGCAGCACCCACCAGAAGAACTTGTGTTTTTTGCATCGCCTAAAATATTAGGCAGCAAAATTAAGAACTTTTGAGCTTCTTTACCTCAGCTACAAATTCTTTCGAAGGTTTGAACGCCGGAATAAAATGCTCAGGAATCTCCACAGCTACGTTCTTCTTGATGTTTCGTCCAATCTTGGCAGCCCTTTTCTTGGTTATGAAACTTCCAAAGCCACGGATATAAATATGTTCTCCGTTTGCCAGTGCTTCTTTCACCTCCTTGAACATGGCCTCAAGTGTGACTAGCACATCAACTTTAGGGATGCCGGTTTTTTCAGCAATGTTGTTTATTAAATCAGCTTTTCTCATATGAAAGCGAGAGGATTACTTTACTCTCAAAGTTAATTTAAAAATTCTAATTGCTGAATTTTAAGCAAATAAATTTTATCATTTTTTCTTATAACTGGTATTGGCGATAATTTATATTTATTTGCAGGCCCGGAAAGGGGTATTCTGTTGTTCCTTAAGGGTTTTCTACAGCATTTGCCATATCAATATACTAAATAATTTTATTAAAATAATATATAAATGACGTCACCCCGACTTTTTTTTACCGAAAAATTACTGGAGTGGAACCAGGACACCAATACCAGGCAGATGCCCTGGAAAAATGAAAAAGATCCGTACCGTATATGGCTGTCTGAAATCATTCTTCAACAAACCCGCGTAGAACAGGGCTGGCCTTACTATGAACGCTTTATAGAAAATTATCCTACCGTGAAAAAACTGGCCGCTGCCCCGGACGAAGCCGTTTTCCGCCTCTGGCAGGGACTCGGATATTATGCCCGCTGCAAGAATATGCTCGCCGCCGCCCGAACAATCGCCAATGACTATAACGGTAAATTTCCCGACCAGTACGAACAGATCAAAGCATTGAAAGGCATCGGACCTTACACCGCCGCCGCTATTGCATCGTTCGCCTTTAACCTGCCCCATGCAGTACTGGATGGCAACGTTTTCAGGGTACTCTCCCGCTTCTTTGGTATCGATACACCGATCGACAGTACCGCCGGCAGGAAACAGTTCGACAAACTCGCCGGAGAATTGCTGCCAGCCGGTCGCTCCGCAGAATACAACCAAAGTATTATGGACTTCGGCGCCATAGTATGTAAGCCACAGCTGCCACTCTGCGATGAATGCCCGCTGCAGAAAAAATGTACGGCTTATCATCAGCAACTGGTTACATTGCTTCCGGTAAAAACCAAAAAACTACAGATTAAAAAAAGATATTTCAATTATTTCATCGTCCACCATAAAAACAACACCTTCATCCGCAAAAGAACAGGCAATGATATCTGGCAGAACCTGCATGAATTTGTACTGATCGAAACTACTGCCCCGGCTGATATGACCACCCTTCAGGATTCTGCTGTACTCAAAGAATTATTCGGTAGTATTCCTTTCGAAATAGAAAAAATTTCAGCGCCCTTTAAACAACAACTCACCCATCAGACTATTCACAGCCAATTCATTACCCTGTCGGTTAAACAGCCACCACAGCTCTCCGGCTATATACAGGTGCCGCTTGAAAAACTCGACAGCTACGCGTTTCCTAAAACAATCACTACATTTCTGGAAAGCAACAAGCTGCAATTATTCTGACCAGAACACATAGGAATAAAAAATATACATTGGATACAGACACTGTTTAAGATCAATTGCTAAAATGAAAATCCGGCTTAACCTGCTGCCAGTAAGAAATTTTTCCCTATCGATTGGAAAAAAACCTTAACTTTAAGAAGGTTGTTTATTTATTAAAAGAAGAACTTTTTAACAATAGACTAAAAAACCTACAACTATGAGAGGTGTTAATAAAGTAATCCTGATTGGCAATTTGGGAAGAGATCCGGATGTACAGTTCCTGGAAGGAAATATTGCAGTAGCTAAATTTTCGCTGGCTACAACAGAAACATTTAAGGACAGAGCAGGCAAGCTCATTTCACAGACAGAGTGGCATACGGTGGTACTATGGCGGGGGCTGGCCGAATTGGCTCAGAAATACCTGCACAAAGGCAGTCTTGTTTATATCGAAGGACGTTTGCGCACCCGCAGCTGGGAAGATAAGGAAGGCAATAAGAAATTTGCCACTGAAGTTGTAGGAGATAACCTGGTTATGCTGGATAAACGCATGGACCTGAACAACCAAGATCACCCCGTACCCCACCATAGCAGTGCTGGAACAGGTAGTGGGGAAAATTTTTCGGGATTGGACCTCCCCCCTTCTCTGAACGAACCTGCAGACGATCTGCCGTTTTAGATTGCAAAAAAATATTAAGTTTTGATTGTACGTAATCCCGTATAGGGACATTACATTATATTTGCGTGCAGGGAAAGCAATTCCATGAATTACTTTCCCCTTATTTTTGTTTTACATCAAAGTTGAACATCTTGGGTATCATTCCGGCAAGCAACGTATCCTTTGTTTTACAAGCCAGCGCTCCTATCGGCACCCCTAATGTGGTGGTATTTACGCTTGTTATCTTTATTATACTGCTACTTACATTCATTGTTTCGGGGGCAGAAGTAGCCTTCTTTTCCTTAAATCATAAGGATCTGAATGTGCTTAAAACCCGGCAAAACGCCTCCGGTAAGCTCATCACCAAGCTGCTGGAAAAGCCCAAATCACTGCTGGCATCCCTCCAGATCGCCGGTATCCTGCTGATGATCGCATTCATCATGATCACGAACTATCTGGTTACCCAGATGGAAGACCTGCAAACCCTGCCTGTCATTTCGCTGATGGTACGCATCTCCGCTATCTGCCTTATTCTCCTGTTCTTCGGCCAGATCCTGCCCCGTGTATGGGCTGCCCAGAACAACATCCGTTTCGCTACCTATTTCGCCTGGTTCGTCAGCATCATTCACGCTACCCTGGAACCCATCAGCGACTTCTTCGTTGGCCTCAGCGGCAGCATTGAAGCCCGGCTATTCCATCGTGGCAGCGGCCCGGTTAACTACCAGGAAATTGATGAAGCCATCGAAATGAGCGTAGACCCCGCCGCCTCCCAGGAAGAAAAAAATATCCTGAAAGGCATTCTCAAATTCGGCAACATCACCGTAAAACAGATTATGCGCGGCCGCCTCGATGTAAACGGGGTGGAATACGACAGCTCTTTCAACAATATCATCAAACAGGTGGCAGACCTTCACTACTCCCGCCTGCCTGTTTATAAAGATAATCTCGACAACATCGTGGGGGTCATTCATACCAAAGACCTGCTCCCTCACCTCGATAAAAGTAATACGTTCGACTGGCACGAGGTAATGCGCCAGCCCTTCTTTGTACATGGGCACAAACTGATCGAAGACCTGCTGTCTGAATTCCAAAGCAGACGCATGCATTTCGCCGTAGTAGTCGACGAATTCGGTGGTACCTCCGGGATTGTTACCCTGGAAGATATCATGGAAGAAGTAATCGGCGATATCAAAGATGAATTCGATGAAGAAGAATTTAACTATAATAAAGTAGATAACTTCACTTATGTTTTTGAAGGCAAAACCATGCTGAACGATGTTTGCCGCATCATGAACGTCCCTCCCGAAACCTTCGAGCAGGTAAAAGGCGAAAGCGATTCACTCGGTGGTCTGATCCTGGAACTGGCCGGAAAATTTCCGGAAGAAAACAGCGTTATTAACTATAATAACTATGATTTTACTGTACTTGAAGTAAACAAAA
The genomic region above belongs to Chitinophaga sp. 180180018-3 and contains:
- a CDS encoding tetratricopeptide repeat protein yields the protein MQKTQVLLVGAAVALLVILFAFGRTVPRSEKKPMSSAAPMQGGQEVEAIAFSELLTTAKGKIPADKLLQINTVETNIVRGDVKAQKIAAYHQLYNTWDSLNQLPVAAYYLSEAAKLENSEKSLTFAANLFLAHLQHAEDPRVAKWEADNAIELFDQALKLNPGNDTLKISQAMVYMNTGQPMAGVARLREVVAEHPDNIDAQVTLANLAITSGQYDKAIERLEGVVKKHPDDAKVLFVLAESYRSKGDKKKAIELFQKSRELMKDPELKKEVDNYIKSIQ
- a CDS encoding HU family DNA-binding protein, with translation MRKADLINNIAEKTGIPKVDVLVTLEAMFKEVKEALANGEHIYIRGFGSFITKKRAAKIGRNIKKNVAVEIPEHFIPAFKPSKEFVAEVKKLKSS
- the mutY gene encoding A/G-specific adenine glycosylase, producing the protein MTSPRLFFTEKLLEWNQDTNTRQMPWKNEKDPYRIWLSEIILQQTRVEQGWPYYERFIENYPTVKKLAAAPDEAVFRLWQGLGYYARCKNMLAAARTIANDYNGKFPDQYEQIKALKGIGPYTAAAIASFAFNLPHAVLDGNVFRVLSRFFGIDTPIDSTAGRKQFDKLAGELLPAGRSAEYNQSIMDFGAIVCKPQLPLCDECPLQKKCTAYHQQLVTLLPVKTKKLQIKKRYFNYFIVHHKNNTFIRKRTGNDIWQNLHEFVLIETTAPADMTTLQDSAVLKELFGSIPFEIEKISAPFKQQLTHQTIHSQFITLSVKQPPQLSGYIQVPLEKLDSYAFPKTITTFLESNKLQLF
- a CDS encoding single-stranded DNA-binding protein, giving the protein MRGVNKVILIGNLGRDPDVQFLEGNIAVAKFSLATTETFKDRAGKLISQTEWHTVVLWRGLAELAQKYLHKGSLVYIEGRLRTRSWEDKEGNKKFATEVVGDNLVMLDKRMDLNNQDHPVPHHSSAGTGSGENFSGLDLPPSLNEPADDLPF
- the gldE gene encoding gliding motility-associated protein GldE gives rise to the protein MGIIPASNVSFVLQASAPIGTPNVVVFTLVIFIILLLTFIVSGAEVAFFSLNHKDLNVLKTRQNASGKLITKLLEKPKSLLASLQIAGILLMIAFIMITNYLVTQMEDLQTLPVISLMVRISAICLILLFFGQILPRVWAAQNNIRFATYFAWFVSIIHATLEPISDFFVGLSGSIEARLFHRGSGPVNYQEIDEAIEMSVDPAASQEEKNILKGILKFGNITVKQIMRGRLDVNGVEYDSSFNNIIKQVADLHYSRLPVYKDNLDNIVGVIHTKDLLPHLDKSNTFDWHEVMRQPFFVHGHKLIEDLLSEFQSRRMHFAVVVDEFGGTSGIVTLEDIMEEVIGDIKDEFDEEEFNYNKVDNFTYVFEGKTMLNDVCRIMNVPPETFEQVKGESDSLGGLILELAGKFPEENSVINYNNYDFTVLEVNKMRIQKVQVTIRPDAAE